GAGCTTCCTCGCCTTGCCTTCGGCGCGTCAGCTGCGCGAGGCCAACGCCGCTCTGCTCGAGAGCGAGGAGCGCCTCGCCCATGCGCAGAAGATGGAGGCGATCGGCCGGCTGACGGGAGGCATCGCTCACGATTTCAATAATGTGCTGCAGGTCATCTCGGGGTCGGTCGGGGTCATCGAGCGGCAGGTCGCGCGTGGGCGCGGCAATGAGATCGCGCCGTCGATCGCGGCGATCCGCAAGGCCTCCGGCACGGCTTCTCGCCTCATCAATCGGATGCTCGCCTTCGCCCGGCGGCAGACGCTGGAGCCGCGTCTCATCGATCCGAACCGGCTGATCCTCGGCCTCGAGGAAATGCTTTGCCGCACGCTCGGGTCGGATGTCAGGCTGGATCTGCAACCGGGGGAGGGCTGCTGGAATGTCGTCTGCGATCCGTCCCAGCTCGAGAGCGCGCTGCTCAATCTCGCGGTCAATGCGCGGGACGCCATGCCCAAGGGCGGATCGCTGCGCATCGCCACCGCGAATCGCCGAGGGGTGACTGACTTGGCCGATCCCGGCCGGCGGCCCGCCGATTATGTCGAGATCGAGGTGACGGATACGGGCTTCGGCATGGAGCCGGAGGTGTTGCGCCGCGCCTTCGAGCCCTTTTTCACCACCAAGCCGACCGGCAAGGGCACCGGTCTCGGCCTGTCGCAGATCTACGGCTTCGCGCGGCAGTCGGGCGGCTTCGTGCGCATCGACAGCCGCCCCGGCGAGTGGACGAGCGTTCGCCTCTATCTCCCGGGCGAGGAGCGGCCGCTGCTGGCGTCGGAAGAGGAGCCGGTCCCCGCAGCTGTCGACAGCACATGCGGAAATGGCGGAAAGGCGCTGCTGGTCGAGGACCAGATCGAGGTGCGAATGCTCGTCGCCGCCGCGCTCGAAGGCGTCGGCTGCACTGTCGTTCAGGCCGAGGACAGTTCTGAAGCATTGGCGATTCTGCAGTCGGACGCTCCGCTCGATCTTCTGGTCACCGACGTGGGCCTCCCCGGGATCAGCGGACGGCAGCTGGCCGAAGCGGCGCAGGCGTCCAGGCGCGGCATGCCCATATTGCTGATCACGGGATACGCCGGCCGATCGCTTGACGGCCTGCGGGCCGAGCCCAATGTCGAGATTCTGCTCAAGCCCTTCACGCTGGACGAGCTCGAGCAGAAGGTCGAGGCGATGCTGGGGCGGGCGGCGCGGGCCGGGTGATCCCGCGCTCCGGCCTTTTCGCGCGCGGTGGAAAGAGAGTATTCTGCGCGGCGCTGCAAGCGAGCGGAGCCGTCGGTGATCCCGGTCCAACAAAACATCCTCTCTGGCCGGACCGTGCTGCTCGTCGTCGGCGGCGGGGTCGCGGCCTATAAATCGCTCGAGCTGGTGCGCCGGCTGCGCGAGCGTGGGGCGCGCGTGCGCGTCGCTCTCACGGCGGCGGCGGCGCGTTTCGTCACTCCGCTCTCTTTTGCGAGCCTCTCCGGCGAGCGGGTGTTCGAGGATCTGTTCTCGCTGACCGACGAGCAGGAGATGGGCCATATCCGCCTCTCGCGCGAGGCCGATCTCGTCGTCGTCGCGCCGGCGACCGCGCATCTCCTCGCGCGCATGGCGCATGGCCTCGCCGACGATCTGGCGACGACGCTGCTGCTCGCGACCGACAAGCGCGTGCTCGTCGCGCCGGCGATGAATGTCCGCATGTGGCTGCATCCGGCGACGCAGCGCAATGTCGCGACGCTGCGCGCCGACGGCGTCCTCTTCGTCGGGCCGGAGGATGGTGAGATGGCCTGCGGCGAATTCGGCCCCGGCCGCATGAGCGAGCCGCCGGCGATTCTCGCGTCGATCGACGCGGCGCTGCACAGCGCGGAGCGCCCGCTCGTCGGCCGGCATGTGATCGTCACTTCCGGTCCGACGCGCGAGCCGATCGATCCGGCTCGTTTTCTCTCCAACCGGTCCTCGGGCAAGCAGGGCCACGCCATCGCCGCCGCCGCGGCGCGCGCCGGCGCG
The sequence above is a segment of the Methylosinus trichosporium OB3b genome. Coding sequences within it:
- a CDS encoding ATP-binding protein, which translates into the protein MFAKLSEWLFGGSDLAPHGYCLLWEPGLVWLYAISDTVIGLAYFSIPLALVVIGRRRGDLVFRPMLWLFAAFILACGATHLLDVVTLWTPLYGLLGGVKALTAIASAATGFALWRMLPSFLALPSARQLREANAALLESEERLAHAQKMEAIGRLTGGIAHDFNNVLQVISGSVGVIERQVARGRGNEIAPSIAAIRKASGTASRLINRMLAFARRQTLEPRLIDPNRLILGLEEMLCRTLGSDVRLDLQPGEGCWNVVCDPSQLESALLNLAVNARDAMPKGGSLRIATANRRGVTDLADPGRRPADYVEIEVTDTGFGMEPEVLRRAFEPFFTTKPTGKGTGLGLSQIYGFARQSGGFVRIDSRPGEWTSVRLYLPGEERPLLASEEEPVPAAVDSTCGNGGKALLVEDQIEVRMLVAAALEGVGCTVVQAEDSSEALAILQSDAPLDLLVTDVGLPGISGRQLAEAAQASRRGMPILLITGYAGRSLDGLRAEPNVEILLKPFTLDELEQKVEAMLGRAARAG
- the coaBC gene encoding bifunctional phosphopantothenoylcysteine decarboxylase/phosphopantothenate--cysteine ligase CoaBC encodes the protein MIPVQQNILSGRTVLLVVGGGVAAYKSLELVRRLRERGARVRVALTAAAARFVTPLSFASLSGERVFEDLFSLTDEQEMGHIRLSREADLVVVAPATAHLLARMAHGLADDLATTLLLATDKRVLVAPAMNVRMWLHPATQRNVATLRADGVLFVGPEDGEMACGEFGPGRMSEPPAILASIDAALHSAERPLVGRHVIVTSGPTREPIDPARFLSNRSSGKQGHAIAAAAARAGAQVTLVSGPVEIADPPGVTVRHVETALEMLAAVEAALPADIFIGAAAVADWRIEPAPDKIKKQPGGAPPTLVLRENPDILALVARRESERPALVVGFAAETRDVIANAQEKLARKGCDLIVANDVSAASGVFGGDANEVRLVGADGVESWPRLDKSEVAARLVARLAERLGATAEPVR